In a genomic window of Ralstonia nicotianae:
- a CDS encoding tyrosine-type recombinase/integrase, producing the protein MKSTFHGLFCIRRVLGGPLQSGVARGIFGACLPTLNTRYPCTALTHLQVQKEKLSDKPRKLADGGGLYLLVNQAGKHWRWKYRFEGKEKVMALGVYPDVSLAEAREAHQAARKLLASGTDPMAERKQQTLAPAGAAFMQVACQWWGHWSSSRSARYADYVLRRMETDIFPVLGQRPISEIQAPELVRMTKTIEERGALDIAKRSLQTCSQIFRYAIAHGLATRNPATEIRPSDILVSRRKQNYARVDAKELPALLRHIEVYQGSSVTRMAMKLMAMTFVRTSELIGARWDEFDLDNARWDIPAERMKMKSPHIVLLSRQAVTLLQMLHTLTGHRDLLFPGERDFKKPMSNNTILKALERMGYKGRMTGHGFGGIASTILREQGWPHEHIELQLAHQERNDVSAAYNHALYLEPRAKMMQGWLDYLDRCVTGVSVTQLRSA; encoded by the coding sequence GTGAAATCAACGTTTCACGGGCTTTTTTGCATCCGAAGGGTCCTAGGTGGTCCGTTGCAATCCGGAGTGGCCAGGGGTATTTTTGGGGCATGTCTACCGACCCTCAACACTAGATACCCCTGCACGGCGCTGACTCACCTGCAAGTCCAGAAGGAAAAGCTTTCCGACAAGCCCCGCAAGCTTGCCGACGGCGGGGGTCTCTACTTGCTGGTCAATCAAGCCGGCAAGCACTGGCGCTGGAAGTATCGCTTCGAGGGCAAGGAGAAGGTCATGGCCTTGGGCGTGTACCCGGATGTGTCCTTGGCCGAAGCGCGCGAAGCCCATCAAGCCGCACGGAAACTGCTGGCGTCTGGCACCGACCCGATGGCAGAGCGCAAACAGCAGACCTTGGCTCCGGCAGGTGCGGCCTTTATGCAGGTCGCTTGTCAATGGTGGGGTCACTGGTCGTCGTCGCGTAGCGCTCGGTACGCTGACTACGTGCTGCGCCGCATGGAAACCGATATCTTCCCGGTGCTCGGGCAGCGTCCGATCAGCGAGATCCAGGCTCCTGAACTGGTCCGCATGACCAAGACGATTGAGGAGCGTGGCGCGCTGGATATTGCTAAGCGTTCCCTGCAGACCTGTAGTCAGATCTTTCGCTACGCGATCGCTCACGGTTTGGCTACTCGCAACCCGGCAACCGAAATCCGGCCAAGTGACATTCTCGTTTCGCGCAGGAAGCAGAACTACGCACGTGTGGATGCCAAGGAGTTGCCTGCGCTGCTGCGGCATATCGAGGTCTACCAGGGTAGTAGCGTGACCCGTATGGCGATGAAGCTCATGGCGATGACCTTCGTGCGAACCAGTGAGTTGATTGGTGCACGCTGGGACGAGTTTGATCTGGACAATGCCCGTTGGGACATTCCGGCCGAGCGGATGAAGATGAAGTCGCCGCATATCGTGTTGCTGTCACGTCAGGCCGTGACGTTGCTGCAGATGCTGCATACCTTGACCGGCCATCGTGACTTGCTATTTCCCGGCGAGCGCGATTTCAAAAAGCCGATGTCGAACAACACCATCCTCAAGGCGCTGGAACGCATGGGCTACAAGGGGCGCATGACCGGACACGGGTTCGGGGGCATCGCTTCGACGATCCTCCGTGAACAAGGCTGGCCGCACGAGCACATCGAGCTTCAACTGGCGCACCAGGAACGCAACGATGTCAGCGCAGCGTACAACCATGCGCTTTACTTGGAGCCGCGAGCCAAGATGATGCAGGGGTGGCTGGACTATCTGGATCGATGTGTCACCGGAGTGTCGGTAACGCAATTACGCAGCGCGTGA
- the lolA gene encoding outer membrane lipoprotein chaperone LolA, translating to MFVLKARHLMAAGLVSLAAWSAGAQAGAIEQLNAFVSNVTTARGEFVQRQVKGGANGSPLRVAGTSSGDFTFSRPGRFIWRYLKPYEQQLSADGQMLYIYDKDLSQVTERKLDASLGSSPAAILFGSNDLAKNFVLKEGGTKDGIDWVELTPKAKDTQFERVAIGFRAGELEGMELRDAFGNTTLLTFSHIQKNPQLPASAFRFVPPKGADVIKQ from the coding sequence ATGTTTGTGTTGAAAGCACGTCACCTGATGGCCGCCGGACTGGTGTCGCTGGCAGCGTGGTCGGCCGGCGCCCAGGCCGGCGCGATCGAGCAGCTCAATGCCTTCGTCAGCAACGTCACCACCGCGCGCGGCGAGTTCGTCCAGCGGCAGGTGAAGGGCGGCGCCAATGGCAGCCCGCTGCGCGTGGCCGGCACCTCAAGCGGTGACTTCACCTTCTCGCGCCCGGGCCGCTTCATCTGGCGCTACCTGAAGCCTTACGAGCAGCAACTGTCGGCCGATGGCCAGATGCTCTACATCTACGACAAGGACCTGAGCCAGGTCACGGAGCGCAAGCTCGATGCCTCGCTCGGCTCCAGCCCGGCCGCGATCCTGTTCGGCAGCAACGATCTGGCGAAGAACTTCGTGCTCAAGGAAGGCGGCACCAAGGACGGCATCGACTGGGTCGAGCTGACGCCCAAGGCGAAAGACACCCAGTTCGAGCGCGTCGCCATCGGCTTCCGCGCGGGCGAGCTGGAGGGCATGGAGTTGCGCGATGCTTTCGGCAACACCACGCTGCTGACGTTCTCGCATATCCAGAAGAATCCGCAACTGCCGGCCAGCGCGTTCCGCTTCGTGCCGCCCAAGGGGGCCGACGTCATCAAGCAGTAA
- the serS gene encoding serine--tRNA ligase, which yields MLDIQLLRKDIDAVAARLNDRGYELDVAGFAALEAERKAIQTRTEELQARRNSLSKQIGMLKGKGEDASAVMTEVAGIGDELKASAAQLDVVQGRLQDLLLSIPNVPHESVPAGKSEAENVEVRREGTPRAFDFPVKDHVDLGAGLGLDFDVAAKLSGSRFAVLKGPVARLHRALAQFMLDTHTQEHGYTEAYVPYIVNAASMRGTGQLPKFEEDLFRVPRKMGQATEAEAGEHVENFYLIPTAEVPLTNLVRDEIVAGDALPMKFAAHSPCFRSEAGSYGKDTRGMIRQHQFDKVEMVQIVQPETSFEALDAMTHHAENILRKLELPFRTVVLCTGDMGFGSTKTYDIEVWIPAQNTYREISSCSNMGDFQARRMQARFRNAQGKPELLHTLNGSGLAVGRTLVAVLENYQNADGSVTVPAALRPYLGGQAVLKPAA from the coding sequence ATGCTCGACATCCAACTGCTCCGCAAAGACATCGACGCCGTCGCCGCGCGCCTGAACGACCGCGGCTACGAACTCGACGTGGCCGGCTTCGCCGCGCTCGAAGCGGAACGCAAGGCCATCCAGACCCGTACCGAAGAACTGCAGGCGCGCCGCAACAGCCTGTCCAAGCAGATCGGCATGCTCAAGGGCAAGGGCGAGGACGCCTCGGCGGTGATGACGGAAGTCGCCGGCATCGGCGACGAGCTCAAGGCGTCGGCCGCGCAGCTCGACGTGGTGCAGGGCAGGCTGCAGGACCTGCTGCTGTCGATCCCGAACGTGCCGCACGAGAGCGTGCCGGCCGGCAAGAGCGAGGCCGAGAACGTCGAGGTGCGTCGCGAAGGCACGCCGCGCGCGTTCGACTTCCCGGTCAAGGACCATGTCGATCTGGGCGCCGGGCTGGGGCTGGATTTCGACGTGGCCGCCAAGCTGAGCGGTTCGCGCTTCGCGGTGCTCAAGGGCCCGGTGGCGCGCCTGCATCGTGCGCTCGCGCAGTTCATGCTCGACACCCACACGCAGGAGCACGGCTACACCGAGGCCTACGTACCCTACATCGTCAATGCCGCGTCGATGCGCGGCACCGGCCAGTTGCCGAAGTTCGAGGAAGACCTGTTCCGTGTGCCCCGCAAGATGGGACAGGCCACCGAAGCCGAGGCCGGCGAGCACGTCGAGAACTTCTACCTGATCCCGACCGCCGAGGTGCCGCTGACCAACCTCGTGCGCGATGAGATCGTCGCGGGCGATGCGCTGCCGATGAAGTTCGCCGCGCATTCGCCGTGCTTCCGCTCGGAGGCCGGCTCGTACGGCAAGGACACGCGCGGCATGATCCGCCAGCACCAGTTCGACAAGGTCGAGATGGTGCAGATCGTGCAGCCGGAGACGTCGTTCGAGGCGCTGGACGCCATGACGCACCATGCGGAGAACATCCTGCGCAAGCTGGAGTTGCCGTTCCGCACCGTCGTGCTGTGCACCGGCGACATGGGCTTCGGCAGCACCAAGACGTACGACATCGAGGTGTGGATCCCCGCGCAGAACACCTATCGCGAGATCAGCTCGTGCTCCAACATGGGCGATTTCCAGGCGCGCCGCATGCAGGCCCGCTTCCGCAATGCGCAGGGCAAGCCGGAGCTGCTGCACACGCTCAACGGCTCCGGCCTCGCAGTGGGCCGCACGCTGGTGGCCGTGCTGGAGAACTACCAGAACGCCGACGGTTCGGTGACGGTGCCGGCGGCGCTGCGCCCGTACCTGGGCGGCCAAGCGGTGCTGAAACCGGCGGCCTGA
- a CDS encoding replication-associated recombination protein A, translating into MNASLFPDAPPAHMPLAERLRPHSVDEVIGQQHLLGPSKPLRVAFASGEPHSMILWGPPGVGKTTLARLMADAFDAEFIALSAVLSGVKDIRDAVERAEQFRAHGRRTLVFVDEVHRFNKSQQDAFLPHVESGLFTFIGATTENPSFEVNGALLSRAAVYVLKSLSDDELKQLAERARQELGGLEWAPAALDAVVASADGDGRKLLNNIEIVTRAARAQAGSETVPAIDEALLASALSENLRRFDKGGDAFYDQISALHKSVRGSDPDAALYWFCRMLDGGADPRYLARRIVRMAWEDIGLADPRAARITLDAAETYERLGSPEGELALAQALIYLAIAPKSNAGYNAYNAARAFVGHDKSRAVPVHLRNAPTRLMKELGYGHAYRYAHDEPEAYAAGETYFPDDLSPQGWYVPTPRGLEGKIGDKLRHLRELDAQWLAQQKNKSSRDD; encoded by the coding sequence ATGAACGCTTCTCTTTTCCCGGACGCGCCGCCCGCCCACATGCCGTTGGCGGAGCGCCTGCGCCCGCATTCCGTTGACGAGGTCATCGGCCAGCAGCACCTGCTCGGGCCGAGCAAGCCGCTGCGCGTGGCGTTCGCCTCGGGCGAGCCGCATTCGATGATCCTGTGGGGGCCGCCGGGGGTGGGCAAGACCACACTGGCGCGGCTGATGGCCGATGCCTTCGACGCGGAGTTCATCGCGCTGTCCGCGGTGCTGTCGGGCGTCAAGGACATCCGCGACGCGGTGGAGCGGGCCGAGCAGTTTCGCGCGCACGGCCGTCGCACGCTGGTGTTCGTCGACGAGGTGCACCGCTTCAACAAGAGCCAGCAGGACGCTTTCCTGCCGCACGTGGAGAGCGGCCTGTTTACCTTCATCGGCGCGACCACCGAGAACCCGTCGTTCGAGGTGAACGGTGCGCTGCTGTCGCGGGCCGCGGTCTATGTGCTCAAGAGCCTGTCGGACGACGAGCTCAAGCAGCTGGCCGAGCGCGCGCGGCAGGAGCTGGGCGGCCTGGAGTGGGCGCCCGCCGCGCTCGATGCCGTGGTCGCCTCCGCCGATGGCGACGGCCGCAAGCTGCTGAACAACATCGAGATCGTCACCCGCGCCGCGCGCGCGCAGGCCGGGAGCGAGACCGTGCCGGCCATCGACGAGGCGCTGCTGGCCTCCGCGCTGTCGGAGAACCTGCGCCGCTTCGACAAGGGCGGCGATGCCTTCTACGACCAGATCAGCGCGCTGCACAAGTCGGTGCGCGGCTCCGATCCGGACGCGGCGCTGTACTGGTTCTGCCGCATGCTCGACGGCGGCGCCGACCCGCGCTACCTGGCGCGCCGCATCGTCCGCATGGCCTGGGAAGACATCGGCCTGGCTGATCCGCGCGCCGCGCGCATCACGCTGGATGCCGCCGAGACCTACGAGCGCCTGGGCTCGCCCGAAGGCGAACTGGCGCTGGCGCAGGCGCTGATCTACCTGGCCATCGCGCCCAAGTCCAACGCCGGCTACAACGCCTACAACGCGGCGCGCGCCTTCGTCGGCCATGACAAGTCGCGGGCGGTGCCGGTCCACCTGCGCAACGCGCCGACCCGGCTGATGAAAGAGCTCGGCTACGGCCACGCCTACCGCTACGCCCACGACGAGCCCGAAGCCTACGCAGCCGGCGAGACCTACTTCCCGGACGACCTGTCGCCCCAAGGCTGGTATGTGCCGACGCCGCGCGGGCTGGAAGGCAAGATCGGCGACAAGCTGCGGCACCTGCGCGAGCTGGACGCGCAATGGCTGGCGCAGCAGAAGAACAAATCCTCCCGCGACGACTGA